Within Enterobacter sp. RHBSTW-00175, the genomic segment GAGATTTTAATTCCGGTGCTGGCGGTGGTCCTGACATTGCACCCGCTTAATCTGTTTATAGAAGCACAACTTGGGATGATTATCCCCGAAGCAATTATGTCGCTGGTCAAACCGCTGGTTGCGGCGTCCGATACATTGCCTGCCATTCTGCTTTCCGTTCTGGTGTGCCTGATATTATGGTTTGCAGGCATCCATGGTGCGCTGATAGTCACAGGCATCATGAATCCATTCTGGATGGCAAACCTCTCCGTGAACCAGGCCGCGATGGCCGCAGGAACAGCGATTCCACACATCTATGTTCAGGGATTCTGGGATCACTATCTGCTGATTGGTGGTGTTGGCTCCACTCTGCCTCTGGCACTTTTACTTATGCGCAGCAAAGCCGTGCATCTGCGCACCATCGGCCGCATGGGGGTTGTTCCCGGCCTGTTTAATATCAACGAACCGATTTTGTTCGGTGCGCCTGTGATTATGAACCCGCTGTTCTTCATCCCATTCGTACTGGTCCCTATGGTCAATGCAACGCTTGCCTGGTTTGCTCTGGACTTTGGCCTGGTGGCGCGCGTGGTCTCAATGACACCGTGGACAACTCCAGCTCCCATTGGCGCATCGTGGGCAGCCAACTGGGCATTTAGTCCCGTTGTGATGTGTCTTATCTGCATGGTAACGGCGGTGGTTATGTATTATCCATTCCTTAAATCATATGAAAAACAGTTGCTTACAAAGGAGTCTGAGGAAAAATCAGAAACCGGGCGTGTTGGCCAATCTGAAACTGCATAAATCATTAAGAGTCAGAGGATGTTATGGAATTAGAAGAACAAATCATGGGCATCATCATCAATGCCGGACAGTCTCGTAGTCTGTGTTTCGAAGCGCTACACAGTGCTAAAGCCGGAGACTTTGCGGATGCCGATGAAAAGATGAAGCAGGCACAGCACTTCGCGCGTGAAGCGCACCTGGTGCAAACCCAGCTTATAGAGGCTGATGAGGGCGAAGGCAAAACCAAAATGACGCTGGTGATGGTACATGCCCAGGATCACCTGATGACCTCCATCCTCGCCAAAGAACTGGTGACTGAGCTTATTGATATCTACAGAACCCGTCATTGAGTGTTGTGTGACTTAAGAGAGGCATTGCCTCTCTTCTTTTTTCCGGAGAAGCACTATGTTTCATCTTGGTCTGGATATTGGTGGTACAAAAATGGAGGCCGTCCTGCTTGATGCTAACGGTACCATTGTGTTGCGCGATCGCCGTCCAACGTATAAAGCCAGTTATCAGGGATTTCTCAATAACCTGACGGAGTTAATCAACGATATTCGTGCCGCGA encodes:
- a CDS encoding PTS sugar transporter subunit IIC, which codes for MSALYSKLISVIESKITPMAGAVGQQKYVTSIRDGFILALPFMIVGSFMLVFIFPPFSPDTNWGFARAWLQFSLDHRENLMLPFNFSMGIMTIFISVGVAASLARHHGLDPLTSGMLSLMGFLLVAAPLKDGMVSTAYFSGQGIFTALLVSIYTTELYAFLRRNNITIRLPPEVPTGVARSFEILIPVLAVVLTLHPLNLFIEAQLGMIIPEAIMSLVKPLVAASDTLPAILLSVLVCLILWFAGIHGALIVTGIMNPFWMANLSVNQAAMAAGTAIPHIYVQGFWDHYLLIGGVGSTLPLALLLMRSKAVHLRTIGRMGVVPGLFNINEPILFGAPVIMNPLFFIPFVLVPMVNATLAWFALDFGLVARVVSMTPWTTPAPIGASWAANWAFSPVVMCLICMVTAVVMYYPFLKSYEKQLLTKESEEKSETGRVGQSETA
- a CDS encoding PTS lactose/cellobiose transporter subunit IIA encodes the protein MELEEQIMGIIINAGQSRSLCFEALHSAKAGDFADADEKMKQAQHFAREAHLVQTQLIEADEGEGKTKMTLVMVHAQDHLMTSILAKELVTELIDIYRTRH